The sequence TTGACCATAGAAACTGCCGCTAAAATAATAACGGTAATGGGTCTCTAGGGTATGCGAGGTGAGATCCCAATCATCGGTATTGTAGCGGTAGGAAAAATCGACCACACCAGAATCTAATGCCCCTTTTGTCATCACATAAAAACTGTGTTTTAAGCGGGAGTCAGGCCGACTTTCATACAATATATCCTGAGTGATACCATTCTTATCGACCACACTGAGTACTTTATAGGGATCGGTCAAGTAGCCATTAACACTCGATAAACCATAGTTTGCTTGTAATAACCAACGCTGATTGAGTACTTGGGTAACACCGAACATAACCTCGGCCGTTTGTTTATTATCGCTACCTCCTTGACGTGTCGCATCAAATGCACTGCGATAGGCCTCCTGCGTCGTGAAGTTATCGCGAATCGCCATAGAAGATAAATCGACAGGCCGCCCTCCGACCGGATCGACCACATCAAAACTGTAGGCGGTCCCTAAAAATAACGTCGTATTATCCTTATTAAAGCCCCGCTCAATGCCAACATTGGTTCCGATAGACATATAATCAAACTCTTTAGAACCATAGACACCAACATTGAGCTTCCAATCCGGATCCAGTACTTCGCTCCAAGCCGCATTGGCTTGCACACGCGTATCATGGAAGGTGTCATCTAACGGCGTTTCCCCCGCGGATACATGATACTGACCATTACCAGAGGGACGAGTAAAGGTTTGACTGCTGTTTTGAGCGACGGCTCCCGATGCTGATGCACCTGTTAAACTATCAACAACCAATTTGAGATCCAACACACTCTCATCACCAAAGGCCTTTTGTGCGGTTCCAATCGCCTCAATCGCCTGTACTCTATCTTGCTCGCCGTAATACATTAGCGCGGCATCAATTTTCCACTCATCGTTTTTTTTAGCTAATTCAGTGGCATGGGCACTGGTGGTAAACAGGCCACAACTGGCGAGTGCTAAGGCGCCTGCAATCTGCTTTGTTTGTCTATTTGGAATGGTATTTTGTTTATTTGTCATAACTGACAACACCTGTAGGCTACTTGATTTTAATGTTGATCGCCGCGATATAGCAGAGAACATTAGTCACATAACGCACTAATTACAGCCACACCCACCACCTGCAAAGGCTCGGCCACCGCTACTACCTTCTTTACTAAAATAAATATGATCATCAAGCGCTAAATCGAGTTTTTCACTGTCAAGCGCCATATCACTCCGAGCTAAGTGGCCCTTTTCCCAGGGTTGGACACCTAAGTTTGAACAACCACTCAAACCAATCACAAGAGTTACAGCGACAGATATAGGTTTAAGCATAAATTACTCCTTGAGTAAGCTGACGAGCTCTTGCTCGTAATCTGCGGCCTTATTGGTATAAAACCCCACGTGGCTCTGCACTAATTGACCTTGACGATTAAAGATAAAGCTGCTTGGCATACCTAATAAATCAAAGCTACGTGCAACATCGCCTTCAGGATTAAAGCGCACAGTAAAATGGGCGGGAACTTCGGCAAGAAAAGCCTGAGCAAGCAAAGGATCGGTATCAAGATTGATGGCCACAACGGCTAAACCTTGTGCTTGATACTTTTGATGCATTTCGTTCATCCAAGGAAATGACTTACGGCAAGGCACACACCAAGATGCCCAAAAATCGACATACACCACCTGCCCCCTAAATTCAGCAAGCGAAGTCGTTTCATTTCGGGCATCAAATACTGTGTGATCCAAAGACGGTGCGGCTTGGGCACCCACAGCCATTAAAACCAATAGCGACAATAATTTTTTCATAACATATCCATTACTAACAATTAAGCTTGAATCTATTAACCCTATCTTAAGGTTTTCTTAAACAATCAAATAATAAATCCATTCAAGGATGGAGCCGTCAAAGGGTTAATTAATCATCCCGAACAAACGCGATGAAAAAACAAGCAATTTATATCAAAACCCTTAGATTGAGACATTTTGTCCCATTAGAAAAACTGAAATTAGATCTGCGTCATGTTAATCAAATGTCAAAATCAGTTCTGTCACATCTCTTAAAAATTCTTGATATACATCAATAATCTTTACAAACCTAAAGCCTAAACTGATAACGTCAATTATGTAAAACATTTACAATTTACATTCAAATAACAAAAAAGGTTGATCCATGGACACACATGCAGCCCTATATGAACAGGGAAAAGCGCGCTTAGAGGCACTTCGCCAGCTCGCTCCCCGTCAACAGCAATCCCTTGTCGAAAAAATGCAACAACATGGCATTAGTCGCCGTGATTTTATGAAATGGAGTGCGATGGTGACGGGCATGCTCGCATTACCACTTCCGTTTAGTAACTTAGTAGCCGAAGCGGCCGAATTAGCTGACCGAGTTCCCTTAATTTGGTTACATATGGCCGAGTGTACTGGTTGTTCTGAATCTCTTGTTCGTGCCGATACACCGAACTTAGATTCACTGATCTTCGACCATATTTCGCTGGAATACCACGAGACCTTAATGGCGGCCTCTGGTTGGCAAGCAGAAGAAAATCTCGAACATGCGCTAGAAGCCTACAAGGGTCGCTACTTGCTGGCTGTTGAGGGTGCCATTCCTACCGCCAATAATGGCAGTTTCTTAACTGTGGGTTGTAAAGGCCACACAGGTTTAGAGATTATCAAGCATGCTGCTGAAGGTGCTGCAGCCATTATTTCGGTCGGCACTTGCGCCGCATTTGGTGGCGTTCAAGCCGCATATCCTAACCCCACTGGCGCCAAAGGTGTCCATGAGGTCGTGAGTAAACCTGTTATTAATTTAGGCGGTTGTCCACCGAGTGAAAAAAATATTGTGGGTACATTGATGTACTTCATTATGTTTGGAAGATTACCCGCACTGGATATGTTTAATCGTCCAAAGTGGGCTTATGGTGCTCGAGTACATGATAACTGCGAACGTCGTGGCCGTTTCGATGCAGGTGAATTCGTTGAAGAATTTGGCGATCACGGTGCGAAAGAAGGTTATTGCCTTTATAAGGTGGGTTGTAAAGGTCCTTACACATACAACAACTGCCCAACCGAACGCTTTAACCATCACACTAGCTGGCCAGTACTCGCTGGACACGGTTGTATGGGCTGCTCAGAACCTAACTTCTGGGATGATATGGCTGACTTTGAAAAACCCCTTGGCCGTCAACTCCTCCATGGATTGGATGCGACCGCAGATACTATTGGTGCGGTAATTTTAGGCGCGACTGTGGTGGGCATTGGAGCCCATGCTGTTGCCAGTATTTTTGCCAAACCGCTGGAGGAATAACCCATGAGCAAGCGCGTTGTTATCGACCCTATTACCCGTATTGAGGGTCACTTACGTATCGAAGTTGAAGTTGATGAGAATAATGTCATCAACAAGGCTTGGTCATCCTCTACCCTTTGGCGTGGTATTGAAGTCATCCTCAAGGGCCGTACACCTATGGATGTTGGCCTTATCGTTCAGCGGATTTGTGGTGTGTGTACTTATTCCCATTACCGTTGTGGTACAGAAGCCGTTGAAAATGCACTGGGGCTCCAAATTCCACTGAACGCAAAATACTTACGCTCCTTGATGCAAACCTCGCTCTATATGCACGATCATATAGTGCACTTCTACCATTTACATGGTTTAGATTGGGTGGATATTGTTTCTGCATTGAGCGCCGATCCTGCGAAAGCAGCACAGGTTGCCTTGAAGTATGCAGATAATCCGATTGCAGCAGGTGAAGGCGATCTGCGGGCGGTGCAAGAAAGAGTGAAAGGTTTTGTCGAAACAGGCAAACTTGGCCCATTCGCTAACGCTTATTGGGGCAATGGCACCTATAAATTTACCCCTGAACAAAACCTTATTGCCTTATCTCACTACCTAAAAGCACTTGAAGTGCAGCGTGTTGCCGCAGAAATGCTAGCAATATTTGGCGGTAAATCACCTCACCCACAATCACTGGTTGTCGGCGGTGTCACCTCGGTTCGCGATATGTTAAGCCCTGCGCGTTTGCAGGAATGGAAACAAAAACACGCCATCGTAACTGACTTTATCCTACGTGCCTATCAAGCCGATATCGTGATGGCTGCAGAAGCCTTTGGGACAGAGCCAAGCGTTCTTGGCGGCGTGAATGTGAAAAATTTCATGGCGACTAATGACTTTGTCTTAGCTAATGGCGAATTCATGTTTGATCAAGGTGTGATCATGAATGGCGATCTTGCTGGCGTTAGTGATATCAACCCAGATCTTATCGCCGAAGATGTAAGCCACGCTTGGTATACCGCCGATGCGCCGCAACATCCCTATGACGGTACGACGATTCCTAACTATACGGGTTTTATCGAACGCGACACTGTGTATGGCAAGCTGCCAACACTGGATGGTGATGGAAAATACTCTTGGGTAAAATCACCCCGTTATCAAGGCGAACCTGTAGAAGTAGGTCCACTGTCTTGTCTACTGGTGAGTTATGCTCGTGGTAATAAAGTCGTAGTGGATGCCGTTAATGGTTTATTAGCTCGCACAGGTTTACCCGTTGAAGCCTTATTTACCACATTAGGCCGCACTGCTGCCCGTATGTTACAAACCGTGATTGTGGCTCAAGAAGGGTTAAAAACCTTCGAGGCTTTGCTTGTCAACATCCAATCCGATGAAACAACCTTCGTTAAGCCCAATATTGACCCCAACAAAGAATATGTAGGTCATGCCATGATTGAGGCACCGCGCGGAATGTTAAGTCACTGGATCCGCATCAAAAATGGGGTTGTTGAAAACTATCAAGCTGTCGTACCAACCACGTGGAACGCAGGTCCTGTCGATGCCAACGGTAAAATGGGTCCCTATGAAGCTTCGCTCATTGGCTTAAAACTGGAAGATCCAACTAAACCCCTTGAGGTGATACGTATTATTCACTCATTTGACCCTTGCATGGCGTGTTCTGTACACGTAATGGATTTTAAAGGTCAGGCATTGAGCGAGTTCCGTGTCAGCCCCAATGGACAATAATCGAGGGAGGGAGCGCATAATGAACCATTCTGCAACCCGCATTCGTACACTAGTATTTAGTCCTGCAATACGAATTTTTCACTGGCTCAGGGCACTGTCAATATTGGTGCTGGTGATCACAGGATTCTATATTGCTTGGCCGTTTCTTGTGGCACCAGAAAGTAGCGATGTACTCGTTCAAGGTTGGATCCGTTTTGCTCACTTGGTTTGTGGTTTTTTACTGACCGCAATTACTTTAGTTCGCTTCTACCTGTATTTTTTCAGCCGAAGCGATATTGAGCGACGTTCATTCCGGGATGTAATGAGTATCCAAAGTTGGATAACCCAACTGAAATCCTATATTTGGATGGGACATTTGCATAAAGCGGGAGTCTATGGACCACTGCAATTTGTGACTTATGTAGCAATATCCTTAGTTGCACTGGTGATTTGTATTACAGGCCTCGTTTTATATGCCAATGTATACCACGAAGGTTTAGGTGGCATGCTTTGGGGAAGCGCAGCCTGGATTACAGCACAAATGGGTGGACTCGCACAGGTCAGGATTTGGCACCACTACCTCACTTGGGCATTTGTTATCTTTGTGGTTATCCACGTCTATATGGCGGTTTGGTCAGGGATACGCTTCAAACATAACTCTGTTGACTCAATTGTCTCTGGCTATGACTACCATAAGCCAGACTCACATCACTAGGAGTCCAATGAAGATATTGCTACTTGGTATTGGCAATGTCCTGTACGCCGATGAAGGCATCGGCGTACATTTTGTCAATTACATTGCTGATAATTATCAGTTTACCCATGAGTCCCACCAGCTAGAACTGCTCGACGGCGGTACGCTGGCTCAGGGACTCATTCCTATTATCTGCCAATATGATTATTTAATTGTGGTTGATACCGTTAATGCCAACGGTGTCGATACTGGCGAAGTCTATTTCTTCGATTTTGACAAAGCACCCAAGGAAATTGATTGGCAAGGCAGCGCACATGAAGTGGAAATGCTGCAAACCCTCAATATGATGGAAATGGTGGGCGATCGGCCTAAAACCTTTGTGCTAGGTGTCACACCTACAGTGCTTGAACCTATGATCCTAGGGCTAACTCCTAAGGTCGCAGCAGCCGTGCCTTTAATGGAAAAAACCTTGTTAACCCACTTAGCCTCCCTTGGCTTTACTGTGACGCGCATCGCTGAACATAGCATTGATTCGCTGATCCCAGACTCTTATAAACGTGGTGTCCTTATAGATGAAAAACATCAGATTTGATTTTACCTGCTCACGTCAGGTGCCTTTGTACGCGCATTTATGTAATCAATATCTAAATTATGATGCACTGAACATTACTATTGGCTGTGACAATCAAAACCACTTTGGTTCACAAACCTATTTCATTGAAGCCCAAGGTGAGCAAACACAACTGGAACAACTTGCCGATGCAATCGCCGCGGATTTTTTAATTTCTGCTTGGCTCATTGACTCAGGCATCAAGGTCATCAATGAATCCACCGGTCACAAAACACTCCTTCCTTGTTTATATGCCACACCTTCGTCAACCAATACTACCCGAGCGATCGCACCTTTTTGTCAGCAATGCTACCCACTGCTCGGTGATAATCAGTCAGCTCAATTTGGCATCATTGATCTGGCTTGCCCTTGTTGCAAAGGCGAAAACCTGTTAACCACCGAACAAAAAGCTTTAACCTTGTCAGACATAAAAGCTATGGCACAGCATTTACTGACACAAGGCACATTAACACTTAATGCACCAGACAGTATCAGCCTTAGCTTGACGCCTTTTACCAGTGATGCCTTAGGCGAACGTCCCCAATTATTGATCTGCAATCCCAATACACTCAATGCCCATTTTTGCCTCAAAGATCATCAAGTATTAGCGCTTTCCAGTATAGAAAAACCGCTGATCTGTGCCAGACCCACCCAAGAGCACAGTAAACTTACCGCCCCACTTTACGATATATGTTTTGCTTATAGTCGCGTTATCTTAGTGCTGGCTGAAGTGCTCAGGCAAAAAGGCGTAGATTGGGTCTATATTCAAGGCGATCACCAAAGACCAAAGCTTGCGTGGGTCGATGGCGCTTGGGCTCAGCTATCAAGCCAACACATTGTGGCTGTTAAACAATTTATCGCACCTGAACCGCTACGCGAAAAAATCAGCTTTGAGGGCTATCAAGCACAATGGCAAGCCATTAAGCGCTCGCGTTCGCACCAAGGAGAATTGACTGTCACGGCGTTATACGACCCACAATCAAACGAACACTCAGCTATTGAGAACACCCATTCAGAAGATCATACTTTCACCGATTGTGCGCTATTCAGCGCATTGCTAAACGGCAAGTTAGCCAGCCATAAACAGGCAAAAAATGCCGCTATCATCTACCTTAGCCACACTAGGCCCAGCCAAATCGTTACCTGCGATAAAAAGGGTGATACTGAACTCTTCTTCGCATTACCTGAGTTACCCGATAACGGCTATGAAATCTTCCATCAATTGGATAGCAGCCCACAAAAAGCCGTAGCACAAAAATTTAAAAGCTTGTTTCCGGATGACTATTTAAAATTACTGAGCCTAAAACTGTCAGGAAGACGTGATAACTTACAGAGCCTGTGGGCAATTGCCGCTATCTTAATGGGACTTAACCACAGTGAAGAAACTCAACGTCCAGAAACCTTGAGTGATGCCCTAATGGCGGCGGCCATGCGTTACCAAGGTGCCAATGCGCCGCGTATCGATTACCCCTTGACTAAAGGTGAAGCACATCGCAGCCTTAATTGGTGCAAAACCTTAGGCACTGTGCTGAGTTTTCGTATTGCAGGCAATGGCGATCCCAGCCAACTCGCCTTTGCGATGCAGGATTCCCTTGCTGACTATTTCGCAAACTGGTTAGAACATATCGATCTGAATATCGGATTACAACAGATTGCTCTCGCTGGAGATGAGTTAACCAATGAAACCCTCTGCAAACGGATAAGTTTACGCATAGGAAAGAACTTTCCTCTTGTGATTAATCGCAGTCTTGATTTAGACGGAGATAATTTAGCCGTCGGCGCGCTCTACGCTAAGCAGCGTAAACTGAATGAGTAACGTTTAACAAAAAAGCCAAGAGAATACGTATTGGAACATGTTGTCCTAGAGAACCAAGCGCTCAAGCGATATAAATTGCATATTACAGGCATAGTACAAGGGGTGGGGTTTCGCCCCTTTGTATATCGTTACGCCCTTGATAACCAACTAACGGGCACTGTACTCAATAATGCCCAAGGTGTAACCATTGAGTTGCAGGGTAATGAGACTGGTCTCGAACTTTTTATCACCGCACTCAAATCCAATCCACCACCACTGGCACGAATCGATCAGATAACTCAAACATTACTACCCGTTATTGAAGGCGAAACCCTATTTGCCATCATCGAAAGTTGTGATGAAGATATTGAGGGATCAGGCAGTGCTGTCGCTGTATCTGCCGACAAAAGTACCTGTCAAGATTGCCTAAACGATATGCATAACCCCAAGGATCGCCACTTCGGTTATGCCTTTACCAACTGCACTAATTGTGGCCCAAGATATACTATTATCAATGCGTTACCCTATGATAGACACAATACGGCTATGGCTGATTTTGTCATGTGTCCAGATTGTGCAAAATCGTACTACGATCCGCTCGATCGCCGTTATCATGCCCAACCCGTAAGCTGCCCTAACTGTGGTCCTCAACTCTATTTAAAAACACCACAGGGAGAAGATATTACGCCAGTTAACGTCACACAGCAGACTGTGTTACAACTGGCGGCCAATAGATTAGCCCAAGGGCAAATTCTGGCGATTAAAGGATTAGGTGGATTTCATTTAGTATGCGATGCACGCCATACTGGGGCTGTCACAGCGCTTCGCCAACGTAAACAGCGTCAAGCAAAGCCCTTAGCTGTCATGGTGGCCAATATTGCGATGGCGCAGCGATATGTCACCGGGACAGATGCTGAATGGCAAGTGCTCAGTTCACAGGAACGCCCCATCGTACTGATGAATAGCGTACCCGCAAACGATCTTAGCATTGAAGTCGCCCCTAATCTGGACAAACTCGGGGTATTCTTACCTTATACCCCACTGCATCATTTGCTGTTAGCTCTCTTCAATGGCCCCTTGGTCGCCACAAGTGCCAATGTATCGGGTGAACCTATCATCACCCACTGTGATGAGTTAGTGAGTCACCTGAGTCATGTTGTAGATGCCATAGTCGATCATAATCGCCCTATTATTAACGGCTGCGATGACAGTGTTGTACAAGTCATCCAACCTCGAACACATGACACGGCCCCTTATCTTATACCGCCAAGTGTACAAGTACTGCGCCTCGCTCGGGGATTTGCTCCAGCCAGTTTTTCCCTAACAACACCTTTGACTCAATCGATTCTTGCCGTTGGTGCACAACAAAAAAATGCGATTGCCTTCGGTTTTGGCTCGAATGTTTTTTTAAGCCCACATATTGGCGATCTCTTTAGTGTCAGTGCTGAGCAGTATTTTGAACGTACATTAACCACCTTCTCTCGCCTATATCACTTTGAACCTAAATGGATTATTTGTGATAAACATCCAGACTACGCGCCTTCTCGTTGGGCGCAGGCTAATAGTGTCTTAGATGCTAATAACGCCATAGATACAAGCCAACAACGCAAATGTTTCTCGGTGCAGCATCACCATGCCCATGTATTGAGTGTGATGGCAATTAATCAATATTGCGATCCTGTTCTCGGCTTTAGCTTCGATGGGACAGGACTTGGGGAAGATGGCCGTTTATGGGGCGGCGAAGTGCTATTAACCACGCTCGATAAAGCAGAACGGTTGGCTCACTTTGAGCCCATCGCCTTACTGGGTGGCGAGCAAGCGATTAAACAGCCAGTAAGACTCTTATTAGCACTCCTATTTGAACAAATGAGTCTAAGCGAGGTACTGGCTCTGCCATTACCTATACTAAGATGCCTTAGTCCAAACACACTGACGAATTTACATAAAATCTGGCAAAACGGCAGCGCAATAGAAAGCTCATCCGTTGGACGTCTGTTTGATGCCCTCGCCTGTGCATTAGGGCTTATTGAAACCACGCTATTCGAAGGCCAAGCAGGGATGGCTATTGAAGCTGCAGCAAATCGTGCCGATATGCTGGCACTCGATCCGTTAATCCTCGTTCTTCCCTTCAGCGAGGGACAATGGAACAGCAGTGCCATGTTCAAACAAATTATTCAGTTAATCACAGCGCACCCCTTAACCGCTCACAGACGCGACACGATAGCCCGCGCCTTTTTACATACCCTAGGTGAAGCAATCTGTGTTTATGCCGCTAAATACAAACATCTTCCAACCGTACTTTGTGGTGGTGTTTTTCAAAATAAATACCTGTTGGAATACTGCCTGAGTCAACTCAGTGTCCAAGGTAATCAGGTATTATCTAGTCAACACATCCCCATCAATGATGGAGGGATAGCCCTTGGCCAACTGTGGTATGGGATTCATCAAACCGATTGAAAATGCGTTATTTGATGCACCAGGCGTGCGATAGAAGAGGCTTTGTTAAAATGTAAGTATGCTCTATGTCCTTATACTATTGACAGTTTTTAGTAAAAACGCTGGACATACATTAGCCTTTTTGTTCTATCCTTATACGTAAATACGGTGCTTAGCTGAGGGTGGAACCTTGATTGACATCATTACGCAATCCTCATTTACTGAAATTGCCGCACTGCTGGTTATGGCCGCTATTATCGGCTTTATTGGTATATTTTGCGTCAGCCTCTTATAGTCAGTTTTATTGTTGTCGGTCTACTCTCTGGTCCTTCCGTTTTAGATATAGTGCATTCAAAAGAGCAAATTAATTTACTTTCAGAATTAGGCATTGCTGTTTTACTTTTCCTCGTGGGTATCAAGCTGGATGTAAAACTCATCAAATCTATTGGTGGGGTTTCAATACTCACGGGGCTTGGACAGGTAATTTTTACCTCCATTGTTGGCTATTTTATCGGATTAGCTCTTGGGTTAGATCATATCACCAGTAGTTATATTGCCGTCGCCCTGACCTTTTCATCGACCATTATCATCGTCAAGCTTTTGTCCGATAAACGAGAAATTGACTCTCTGCATGGACAAATAGCATTAGGTTTCTTGATCGTTCAAGATCTTGTCGTCGTGGTCGCCATGATAGTCTTAGCTGCCATCGGCATAGGTTCTGATGCGGGGCATAGCGGAACTCAAAATACATCGATACTGCAAGTGACAGCATCAGGCATCGGATTAGTGCTATTTGTCATTGTTTTTGTTCGATATTTAGCCACCCCTCTCACAGAGCAATTGGCAAAAGTACCGGAATTACTGCTGATATACTCAATAGCACAAGCGACGCTATTTGCCGCCGTCTGTGATTTATTAGGTTTAGGGATGGAAGTGGGAGGCTTACTCGCAGGGATTGCGCTTGCTTCAACCCCTTACCGCGAAAGTATTGCCGCCAGACTTGGCCCCCTGCGCGATTTTCTATTGTTATTCTTTTTTATCGCCCTTGGTGCGACCTTAGATTTGTCTCAACTTGGATCACATATCTACGCAGCCATCCTATTTTCGGTCTTCGTGTTAATAGGCAACCCTCTGATTGTGTTGATTATCATGGGATTAATGGGCTACAAAAAAAGAACCAGTTTTTTAGCTGGCCTAACCGTTGCACAAATCAGTGAATTCTCGCTCATTTTTATTGCGATGGGGATAAGCCTAGGCCATATTCAACAAGACATTTTGGGGTTAGTGACCTTAGTCGGCATTGTCACTATCACGGCATCAACCTATATGATCACCTACTCCCATAAACTTTACGCAATATGCGAACCGATATTGGGAATATTTGAACGAACAGGCACTCCACGTGAACAACCTTCTAAACATTCAACCCAAGATCATTATCAAGTGGTCATCTTTGGATTAGGACGTTTAGGGACGGCAATTGCTGCGCGTCTAAAAGAAAAAGGCGTGAAAGTACTCGGTTTAGACTTCAATCCATCAGCCATAAAAAAGTGTCGCTTACTCGGTATTGATACAGAATACGGCGATGTGACAGACGCCGAGTTTATCGCCGAACTTC is a genomic window of Shewanella putrefaciens containing:
- a CDS encoding DUF3570 domain-containing protein; the encoded protein is MTNKQNTIPNRQTKQIAGALALASCGLFTTSAHATELAKKNDEWKIDAALMYYGEQDRVQAIEAIGTAQKAFGDESVLDLKLVVDSLTGASASGAVAQNSSQTFTRPSGNGQYHVSAGETPLDDTFHDTRVQANAAWSEVLDPDWKLNVGVYGSKEFDYMSIGTNVGIERGFNKDNTTLFLGTAYSFDVVDPVGGRPVDLSSMAIRDNFTTQEAYRSAFDATRQGGSDNKQTAEVMFGVTQVLNQRWLLQANYGLSSVNGYLTDPYKVLSVVDKNGITQDILYESRPDSRLKHSFYVMTKGALDSGVVDFSYRYNTDDWDLTSHTLETHYRYYFSGSFYGQLHLRYYQQSAVDFYQPFLMADIPLPEFASADYRIGEMTAYTIGIKFGHKLSGGHEMSYRLEYYQQDPKNNGTSIPGELQNFDLFPTQKAIAAQFSYSF
- a CDS encoding DUF4266 domain-containing protein, whose product is MLKPISVAVTLVIGLSGCSNLGVQPWEKGHLARSDMALDSEKLDLALDDHIYFSKEGSSGGRAFAGGGCGCN
- a CDS encoding TlpA family protein disulfide reductase; protein product: MKKLLSLLVLMAVGAQAAPSLDHTVFDARNETTSLAEFRGQVVYVDFWASWCVPCRKSFPWMNEMHQKYQAQGLAVVAINLDTDPLLAQAFLAEVPAHFTVRFNPEGDVARSFDLLGMPSSFIFNRQGQLVQSHVGFYTNKAADYEQELVSLLKE
- the hyaA gene encoding nickel-dependent hydrogenase small subunit — protein: MDTHAALYEQGKARLEALRQLAPRQQQSLVEKMQQHGISRRDFMKWSAMVTGMLALPLPFSNLVAEAAELADRVPLIWLHMAECTGCSESLVRADTPNLDSLIFDHISLEYHETLMAASGWQAEENLEHALEAYKGRYLLAVEGAIPTANNGSFLTVGCKGHTGLEIIKHAAEGAAAIISVGTCAAFGGVQAAYPNPTGAKGVHEVVSKPVINLGGCPPSEKNIVGTLMYFIMFGRLPALDMFNRPKWAYGARVHDNCERRGRFDAGEFVEEFGDHGAKEGYCLYKVGCKGPYTYNNCPTERFNHHTSWPVLAGHGCMGCSEPNFWDDMADFEKPLGRQLLHGLDATADTIGAVILGATVVGIGAHAVASIFAKPLEE
- the hyaB gene encoding nickel-dependent hydrogenase large subunit produces the protein MSKRVVIDPITRIEGHLRIEVEVDENNVINKAWSSSTLWRGIEVILKGRTPMDVGLIVQRICGVCTYSHYRCGTEAVENALGLQIPLNAKYLRSLMQTSLYMHDHIVHFYHLHGLDWVDIVSALSADPAKAAQVALKYADNPIAAGEGDLRAVQERVKGFVETGKLGPFANAYWGNGTYKFTPEQNLIALSHYLKALEVQRVAAEMLAIFGGKSPHPQSLVVGGVTSVRDMLSPARLQEWKQKHAIVTDFILRAYQADIVMAAEAFGTEPSVLGGVNVKNFMATNDFVLANGEFMFDQGVIMNGDLAGVSDINPDLIAEDVSHAWYTADAPQHPYDGTTIPNYTGFIERDTVYGKLPTLDGDGKYSWVKSPRYQGEPVEVGPLSCLLVSYARGNKVVVDAVNGLLARTGLPVEALFTTLGRTAARMLQTVIVAQEGLKTFEALLVNIQSDETTFVKPNIDPNKEYVGHAMIEAPRGMLSHWIRIKNGVVENYQAVVPTTWNAGPVDANGKMGPYEASLIGLKLEDPTKPLEVIRIIHSFDPCMACSVHVMDFKGQALSEFRVSPNGQ
- the cybH gene encoding Ni/Fe-hydrogenase, b-type cytochrome subunit; amino-acid sequence: MNHSATRIRTLVFSPAIRIFHWLRALSILVLVITGFYIAWPFLVAPESSDVLVQGWIRFAHLVCGFLLTAITLVRFYLYFFSRSDIERRSFRDVMSIQSWITQLKSYIWMGHLHKAGVYGPLQFVTYVAISLVALVICITGLVLYANVYHEGLGGMLWGSAAWITAQMGGLAQVRIWHHYLTWAFVIFVVIHVYMAVWSGIRFKHNSVDSIVSGYDYHKPDSHH
- a CDS encoding HyaD/HybD family hydrogenase maturation endopeptidase, with product MKILLLGIGNVLYADEGIGVHFVNYIADNYQFTHESHQLELLDGGTLAQGLIPIICQYDYLIVVDTVNANGVDTGEVYFFDFDKAPKEIDWQGSAHEVEMLQTLNMMEMVGDRPKTFVLGVTPTVLEPMILGLTPKVAAAVPLMEKTLLTHLASLGFTVTRIAEHSIDSLIPDSYKRGVLIDEKHQI
- the hypF gene encoding carbamoyltransferase HypF translates to MEHVVLENQALKRYKLHITGIVQGVGFRPFVYRYALDNQLTGTVLNNAQGVTIELQGNETGLELFITALKSNPPPLARIDQITQTLLPVIEGETLFAIIESCDEDIEGSGSAVAVSADKSTCQDCLNDMHNPKDRHFGYAFTNCTNCGPRYTIINALPYDRHNTAMADFVMCPDCAKSYYDPLDRRYHAQPVSCPNCGPQLYLKTPQGEDITPVNVTQQTVLQLAANRLAQGQILAIKGLGGFHLVCDARHTGAVTALRQRKQRQAKPLAVMVANIAMAQRYVTGTDAEWQVLSSQERPIVLMNSVPANDLSIEVAPNLDKLGVFLPYTPLHHLLLALFNGPLVATSANVSGEPIITHCDELVSHLSHVVDAIVDHNRPIINGCDDSVVQVIQPRTHDTAPYLIPPSVQVLRLARGFAPASFSLTTPLTQSILAVGAQQKNAIAFGFGSNVFLSPHIGDLFSVSAEQYFERTLTTFSRLYHFEPKWIICDKHPDYAPSRWAQANSVLDANNAIDTSQQRKCFSVQHHHAHVLSVMAINQYCDPVLGFSFDGTGLGEDGRLWGGEVLLTTLDKAERLAHFEPIALLGGEQAIKQPVRLLLALLFEQMSLSEVLALPLPILRCLSPNTLTNLHKIWQNGSAIESSSVGRLFDALACALGLIETTLFEGQAGMAIEAAANRADMLALDPLILVLPFSEGQWNSSAMFKQIIQLITAHPLTAHRRDTIARAFLHTLGEAICVYAAKYKHLPTVLCGGVFQNKYLLEYCLSQLSVQGNQVLSSQHIPINDGGIALGQLWYGIHQTD